From Ignavibacteria bacterium, one genomic window encodes:
- the rpsD gene encoding 30S ribosomal protein S4: protein MKYNGPKVKLSRKVGFAMTPKARKYMDRKPAPPGQHGASKKRAKLSDYAKQLMEKQRLRLQYNLHERQMTNYIKKASRIQGNKVDIFVQLLEQRLDALVFRSGLARSIYAARQYVRHGHVTINGKKVDMPAYSVQPNDVIAVKDKSRKLEAIQEAIRSSAPPPYIEMSKADYSFKFLYMPPREEVPIVCEVPLVIEYYSR from the coding sequence ATGAAGTACAATGGCCCAAAGGTCAAGCTATCCCGCAAGGTGGGATTTGCGATGACGCCAAAGGCGCGCAAGTACATGGACCGCAAGCCGGCCCCTCCGGGTCAGCACGGTGCATCGAAAAAGCGTGCGAAACTCTCTGACTACGCAAAGCAGCTGATGGAAAAGCAGCGCCTGCGTCTTCAGTACAATCTCCACGAACGTCAGATGACGAACTACATCAAGAAGGCTTCCCGTATTCAGGGAAACAAGGTGGACATCTTCGTCCAGCTTCTTGAGCAGCGTCTCGACGCCCTGGTGTTCCGCTCGGGCCTCGCTCGTTCGATCTATGCTGCACGTCAATATGTCCGCCACGGACACGTTACGATCAACGGCAAAAAGGTCGATATGCCGGCATATTCGGTTCAGCCAAATGACGTGATCGCCGTGAAGGATAAGAGCCGCAAGCTCGAAGCCATCCAAGAAGCCATCCGTTCATCTGCACCGCCGCCCTATATCGAAATGAGCAAGGCAGATTATTCGTTCAAGTTCCTGTACATGCCGCCACGGGAAGAAGTCCCGATCGTGTGCGAAGTACCACTTGTGATCGAATACTATAGCCGTTAA
- a CDS encoding ROK family protein, translating into MNGAIDIGGTNIKYGVVSHDGSVLWDQSKPTLAAEGRDAVVERIRGVVKQILERNPEVESIGIGVPGVVDPVTKHVQAPPNLPGWDDVDLIREIQRYGDTEIESYGGTEIQRYAPLTIGLENDANAAALGEAMMGSGVGHPDFLYVTLGTGIGGGVILGGELYRGPHGDAGEVGHIILDAWAREGALDPRPFRTGVMEEYVGIQGILRMAREQGEDVENVRRIQNDAVFKEAGRLIGLGLCSALAVLGLRVVILGGGVAQAPFIVESIRTTMERYAIPTIARSLTVLPARFGSQAGLIGAAAVGRAAVRG; encoded by the coding sequence ATGAACGGAGCAATCGACATCGGCGGAACCAACATCAAATATGGTGTTGTGTCCCATGATGGATCGGTCTTGTGGGACCAGTCCAAGCCAACGTTGGCAGCGGAGGGTCGGGATGCGGTAGTGGAACGTATCCGTGGTGTGGTGAAGCAGATCCTTGAACGGAACCCGGAGGTGGAGTCTATTGGGATCGGCGTTCCGGGCGTGGTAGACCCCGTCACAAAACACGTGCAGGCGCCCCCTAACCTACCGGGGTGGGATGATGTTGACCTCATACGTGAGATACAGAGATACGGAGATACGGAGATAGAGAGTTACGGAGGTACGGAGATACAGAGATACGCTCCGCTGACGATTGGTTTGGAGAACGATGCCAATGCGGCGGCTCTCGGTGAGGCAATGATGGGGTCGGGGGTCGGACATCCCGATTTTCTCTACGTGACCCTTGGGACGGGCATTGGCGGGGGAGTGATCCTGGGCGGTGAACTTTACCGCGGACCGCACGGCGATGCCGGTGAGGTTGGACATATCATCCTGGACGCATGGGCTAGGGAAGGGGCGTTGGACCCCCGACCATTCCGCACGGGCGTGATGGAAGAATACGTGGGGATCCAAGGGATCCTGCGCATGGCCAGGGAGCAGGGCGAGGATGTGGAGAATGTTCGCCGGATCCAGAATGATGCGGTGTTCAAGGAGGCCGGACGTCTCATTGGACTTGGACTGTGCTCAGCCCTGGCTGTCTTGGGATTGCGGGTGGTGATCCTCGGTGGGGGAGTGGCGCAAGCCCCCTTCATTGTAGAGTCGATCAGGACTACAATGGAACGGTATGCAATACCGACAATAGCTCGCTCGTTGACAGTGCTACCTGCACGCTTCGGATCACAGGCCGGACTCATTGGCGCCGCCGCCGTTGGGAGGGCTGCCGTCCGTGGTTGA
- a CDS encoding DUF2723 domain-containing protein, whose product MQNSNRSLHYAFASIAFLVSLVTFLLTVQPTVPFWDCGEFTAAAVQQQVPHPPGAPLFLMLGKLFHLLPFGDPGWRVNLVSVFSSSATIVLLYLITVRVIRNFFTEDLGKLSNAMLVYGSAFVAAMTYTFTDTFWFNAVESEVYAASSLFVAIIVHLMMVWNEKADDPGHERYLLLIAYMIGLSIGVHLLSILTIFSLVLIIYLRKYQSQRRPSS is encoded by the coding sequence ATGCAGAATTCAAATCGTTCGCTGCACTATGCGTTCGCCTCGATCGCGTTCCTCGTTTCATTGGTCACCTTCCTGCTCACGGTTCAACCAACCGTCCCGTTCTGGGACTGCGGTGAATTCACAGCAGCTGCCGTTCAGCAGCAGGTACCACACCCACCGGGAGCTCCGCTCTTTCTGATGTTGGGCAAACTGTTCCACCTGTTGCCGTTTGGCGACCCGGGGTGGAGAGTGAACCTTGTCTCTGTGTTCTCGAGCTCAGCAACAATTGTGTTGCTCTATCTCATCACGGTACGCGTGATCCGCAACTTCTTCACGGAAGATCTTGGGAAGCTCAGCAATGCAATGTTGGTCTACGGTTCTGCCTTTGTTGCAGCAATGACGTACACGTTCACCGATACGTTCTGGTTCAACGCTGTTGAATCGGAAGTGTATGCGGCATCATCACTCTTTGTTGCGATCATCGTCCACCTGATGATGGTATGGAACGAAAAGGCAGACGATCCGGGTCACGAACGCTACCTGCTTCTTATCGCCTACATGATCGGCCTTTCCATTGGCGTACACCTTCTGTCGATCCTCACGATCTTCTCCCTGGTGCTGATCATCTATCTCCGCAAGTACCAGTCTCAACGAAGACCTTCCTCATGA
- a CDS encoding rhomboid family intramembrane serine protease — protein sequence MNDLSLSPLTLTIVIATSAVTIVAFRNRRLFHMLMMDVDAVLGERGEWWRILTSGFVHADYPHLFMNMLSLFLFGTWFEHVVTSWRFGLTYALGIIIGSFVSLIVHRHNPNYLAVGASAGVCAIVGAATVVFPDLRMMVFPLPFPAPAWIVGALFIVYSVVGSKWGGDNIGHEAHLGGTFAGVRLIAAFYPALALEHWPYILVMIAAGAGGYVVSRRINRHR from the coding sequence GTGAACGACCTCTCGTTATCGCCGTTAACACTCACGATCGTGATCGCCACCTCGGCGGTCACGATCGTTGCGTTTCGGAATAGACGACTCTTTCACATGCTCATGATGGATGTTGATGCCGTCCTCGGTGAACGGGGCGAATGGTGGCGTATTCTCACCAGCGGATTCGTTCACGCAGACTATCCGCACTTGTTCATGAACATGTTGTCGCTGTTTCTCTTCGGCACCTGGTTCGAACACGTCGTCACCTCCTGGCGCTTTGGTCTTACCTACGCCCTAGGCATCATCATCGGTTCCTTTGTCTCGCTCATCGTCCACCGTCACAACCCCAACTATCTCGCCGTGGGTGCATCAGCCGGCGTCTGTGCCATTGTTGGTGCTGCCACTGTTGTCTTCCCCGATCTGCGCATGATGGTCTTCCCATTGCCGTTCCCCGCACCGGCATGGATCGTGGGAGCGTTGTTCATTGTGTATTCCGTTGTTGGTTCAAAATGGGGTGGTGACAACATTGGTCACGAAGCCCACCTCGGCGGCACCTTTGCCGGTGTCAGACTCATTGCCGCATTCTATCCCGCACTCGCCCTCGAGCATTGGCCCTACATCCTCGTGATGATCGCAGCAGGGGCAGGGGGCTATGTGGTTTCTCGACGTATCAACAGGCACAGGTAG
- a CDS encoding MFS transporter, whose protein sequence is MIAIVDLVRNKSNLDPWQRNLLVLWFAQFIAMVGMSACIPFLPLFVRDLGVAQEDAALWSGIITAAPFVMSSLLTPLWGSLGDKYGQKSMVVRGILGLGIAMTLMGFSNSIWMLLALRIFQGAASGFVASNNAFVSVQTPPEKVGIALGTLQTSISAGNIMGPLVGGVISDAIGFRPVFFFVGVMCAISLVILIYKLREERVTVSSRGARVLGNVRVAWRSANIRSLLIMVMMVQTAIVMATPIFPYYLEQLGAPTSMLSTLAGIVVSIVGVCTIISAPWWGSRSDSFGFRPTMIIAGSIVGSGMLLQAIVPSYEWLFPVRTMMGLAVGALLPLMYGELSRNAPSGRKGGIMGLASSATLMGNLTGPLICSAIATTLPLRWVFVASALVMSFAIITGVGKSRTV, encoded by the coding sequence ATGATCGCCATTGTTGACCTTGTACGTAACAAGAGCAACCTCGATCCGTGGCAGCGCAACCTCCTCGTCTTGTGGTTCGCACAGTTCATCGCCATGGTTGGCATGAGTGCATGTATTCCGTTTCTTCCGCTCTTTGTGCGTGACCTTGGTGTTGCGCAGGAAGACGCTGCGTTGTGGAGTGGGATCATCACCGCAGCCCCCTTCGTAATGTCGAGCCTTCTTACGCCGCTCTGGGGAAGCCTTGGCGACAAATACGGTCAGAAGAGCATGGTCGTGCGCGGCATCCTTGGTCTTGGAATTGCCATGACCCTGATGGGATTTTCCAACAGCATCTGGATGCTCCTTGCGCTCCGAATTTTCCAAGGGGCTGCCAGTGGATTTGTGGCTTCCAACAATGCCTTTGTGAGTGTCCAGACGCCCCCTGAAAAAGTCGGCATTGCCCTTGGGACATTACAGACATCGATCAGTGCCGGAAACATCATGGGTCCACTCGTTGGTGGTGTGATCAGCGATGCCATCGGATTCCGTCCGGTCTTCTTCTTTGTTGGTGTGATGTGTGCCATCAGCCTTGTGATCCTCATCTACAAACTCCGTGAGGAACGTGTTACCGTTTCGTCGCGTGGTGCGCGTGTATTGGGCAACGTACGAGTTGCGTGGCGGAGTGCGAACATTCGATCCCTGCTCATCATGGTGATGATGGTGCAGACCGCCATCGTGATGGCAACACCGATCTTCCCGTATTACCTTGAACAGCTCGGTGCACCCACGTCCATGCTTTCAACGCTTGCAGGTATTGTGGTGAGCATTGTGGGAGTCTGCACCATCATCAGTGCACCGTGGTGGGGAAGCAGAAGCGACTCCTTTGGATTCCGTCCAACCATGATCATCGCCGGAAGTATCGTTGGCAGTGGGATGTTGTTGCAGGCCATCGTCCCATCGTACGAATGGTTATTCCCCGTCCGTACCATGATGGGTCTCGCTGTTGGGGCACTATTGCCCTTGATGTACGGCGAGCTCTCCCGCAATGCCCCAAGTGGACGTAAAGGCGGCATCATGGGGCTGGCCAGCAGTGCAACGTTGATGGGCAATCTCACCGGCCCCCTCATCTGCAGCGCTATTGCCACCACATTACCATTGCGGTGGGTGTTTGTTGCCAGTGCGCTTGTGATGAGTTTTGCCATCATCACAGGTGTTGGCAAAAGCCGCACAGTCTGA
- a CDS encoding T9SS type A sorting domain-containing protein has translation MMRTLLLLVLILPVVAVAEPSGQAGRTSTTTAGCGDCHGVSPKTATTVTLEGGARIVEPGSTTTFTIIVAHPSFPSAGVGIAVRTTETGTVAAGTLAVQAGSGLRVRSGEITQSSARSMSGGSIRFTFTWKAPSAEGTYYMQAIGNAVNGNGNDDANDAWNWMQPVALTVKAATSVAEDEFRISGTYPNPCRPNQILTLGLDGNGPMTVVISDVSGNIVHRVTAESNGTGLPISVPSLPSGVYAVVVTDGPRTRRTSILITD, from the coding sequence ATGATGCGCACTCTCCTCCTTCTCGTCTTGATTCTTCCTGTTGTTGCAGTTGCCGAGCCAAGCGGTCAGGCCGGCCGCACATCCACCACCACGGCAGGCTGTGGGGACTGTCACGGCGTTAGCCCAAAGACAGCCACCACCGTCACCCTCGAAGGTGGAGCCCGCATCGTAGAACCCGGTTCCACAACAACATTCACGATTATTGTTGCTCATCCCTCCTTCCCAAGTGCTGGCGTAGGGATTGCTGTCCGTACCACTGAGACAGGCACGGTAGCCGCGGGCACACTTGCTGTCCAGGCTGGATCCGGATTGCGCGTGCGTTCAGGAGAGATCACCCAATCGTCGGCGCGTAGTATGTCAGGTGGGAGCATTCGCTTCACCTTTACCTGGAAAGCCCCTTCCGCAGAAGGCACGTATTACATGCAGGCCATTGGCAATGCCGTGAATGGTAACGGCAATGATGATGCAAATGATGCATGGAACTGGATGCAGCCGGTAGCGCTCACCGTCAAGGCCGCAACGAGTGTTGCAGAGGACGAGTTCCGCATTTCCGGTACCTATCCAAACCCTTGCAGACCAAACCAGATCCTCACGCTTGGTCTGGATGGAAATGGACCGATGACCGTTGTAATTTCGGACGTGTCGGGCAACATCGTCCACCGCGTCACAGCAGAATCCAACGGTACGGGACTCCCCATCAGCGTTCCATCGCTCCCCTCCGGCGTCTATGCTGTTGTCGTTACCGACGGACCACGCACCCGCCGCACCTCGATCCTCATTACGGATTAG
- a CDS encoding T9SS type A sorting domain-containing protein produces the protein MLVAFALWTNTDFWAQSFAFNHWWIVANGITVGWNAPTYDRSYYLSVASEGWWGTAKYSAYKNGAAMCWLGPYNETGLIADAQGVRSLSDPKSTDTSKFYVPYFWQGSRRRNTGYDDPLNYPSGMSQVALFPMPGNSRLLYFATPKSYSDSASYGGYINRSLSILDLDSRTVKSVDSVLQPLFDIDPALEIPTELVSACADPLRGVTWLVFVNKPTSGSANIIFYALRIENDTIHKPVRSEVSGRTDLRGKLTFSTSGDMAAIGSSIYRFHHGSGTFNVHCTLSGSSLSNSPAFSPRGRYVWVPGYKRDTMGDSSSVLYQYDMRHQGPMLTPVATLDMGQMRWHDAGGYVAHALSPDCKLYFAMESMVFALKHPDELGIQTDTLLSGRDHLWSSINGMPSRFMNFHGMPDLVNQLTFSLDSTSCLWPKASFVVDTVCLGECVTMDSVFYAGVEKWRWTFEGGTPRTSDNKKPPCVTFNSPGLHKVTLIYSNGVAVDTVERYANVLPPPDVDVGPDLSVCLGDTVLLTATGATKYRWFPTIGLSDPDSASTRLVPTANKSIYVVRGIDSNGCEGLDTIVITRGALNAQINGVRDLCRGQSVTLRASGGVRFKWLDEFGTEFSDTQNVTVRPSETATYRVVISSGKCEDTASITVNVHDNPELLPIGDTTICRGENLSLQARVVGDSNVTVEWRNTSDNSVVISRVLSVAPTASTSYVVHCRSIHGCEDSASFTIMVKPQVPAAMVDTTVCDGQVLTIGGVSVVAHADTSFVLVRESSVTCADTIRATIVIDRPSLTVNDATGCRGQMVTLIATTNCTIVSWYSENNDLLGSGTTIDLQLDGSQRVLCVATSPVGCTVTDTANIVVTRAREILISHGSASGPVGSTLTTNLSVVADEEDMPLVINMTSTYPGLVPERISSGQVLNDGTNMLPVKILVGDTGVSTITWRTYLSSMRQHMLDATPQIEIDECTRATITRGVVTIEGCALEFRTIQMANITRVTVFDLTGRFVSELPTESLNGGQLMLHQLPPGIYIARIQWGAYEEYRNVLTY, from the coding sequence TTGCTTGTTGCATTCGCGTTATGGACCAACACTGATTTCTGGGCGCAGTCGTTTGCATTCAATCATTGGTGGATCGTGGCCAATGGGATCACTGTTGGGTGGAATGCACCAACGTACGATAGAAGTTATTACCTCTCTGTCGCCTCGGAAGGGTGGTGGGGCACTGCGAAGTACTCTGCGTACAAAAATGGTGCAGCAATGTGCTGGTTAGGACCATACAACGAAACTGGACTGATCGCTGATGCCCAGGGTGTGCGGAGTCTCAGCGATCCCAAGTCGACAGATACCTCGAAGTTCTACGTGCCATACTTCTGGCAAGGGTCTCGTAGGCGAAACACCGGCTATGATGACCCCCTTAATTACCCATCTGGGATGAGCCAGGTTGCGTTGTTCCCAATGCCGGGTAACAGCAGACTGTTGTACTTCGCAACACCCAAGAGCTATTCCGATTCAGCATCGTATGGTGGGTATATCAACAGATCGTTGTCGATCCTTGACCTTGATAGCCGAACTGTGAAGTCCGTTGATTCAGTTCTGCAACCATTGTTCGACATCGATCCCGCCCTTGAGATACCAACGGAACTTGTTAGTGCTTGTGCCGATCCGCTACGCGGGGTTACCTGGCTTGTGTTTGTTAACAAGCCTACATCGGGATCGGCCAATATCATCTTCTATGCGTTAAGAATAGAGAACGATACGATTCACAAGCCAGTGCGATCAGAGGTGTCAGGCAGAACAGATCTAAGAGGTAAGCTCACGTTCTCTACTTCAGGAGATATGGCTGCCATCGGAAGCAGCATCTATCGCTTTCATCATGGTTCGGGTACGTTCAACGTCCACTGCACTCTGAGTGGCAGCTCGTTGTCGAATAGCCCTGCGTTTTCGCCCAGGGGTCGGTATGTGTGGGTTCCCGGATACAAGAGGGATACTATGGGCGACTCGTCCAGTGTTCTGTATCAATACGATATGCGGCATCAGGGTCCGATGTTGACTCCGGTTGCAACCCTGGACATGGGTCAGATGCGCTGGCACGATGCCGGAGGATATGTTGCACATGCACTCTCGCCGGATTGCAAGTTGTACTTCGCCATGGAGTCCATGGTGTTTGCCCTCAAGCATCCGGATGAACTTGGTATTCAAACAGATACACTCCTTTCAGGTCGGGATCATCTCTGGTCGTCGATCAATGGTATGCCGAGCAGGTTCATGAACTTTCACGGAATGCCGGATCTGGTCAATCAGTTAACGTTTTCACTCGACTCGACATCCTGCCTGTGGCCGAAAGCCAGCTTTGTTGTCGACACCGTCTGCCTTGGTGAATGCGTTACCATGGATAGTGTCTTTTACGCTGGCGTTGAAAAGTGGCGGTGGACTTTTGAAGGGGGCACACCTCGGACGTCTGACAATAAAAAGCCCCCTTGCGTAACCTTCAACTCTCCAGGCCTTCACAAGGTGACGTTGATCTATAGCAATGGAGTTGCCGTTGATACTGTTGAACGATATGCAAATGTGCTACCGCCACCTGATGTAGATGTCGGACCCGACCTCTCCGTGTGCCTCGGGGACACAGTGTTGCTTACGGCGACAGGTGCCACGAAGTATCGTTGGTTCCCGACCATCGGCCTGAGCGATCCGGATTCAGCAAGTACAAGGTTGGTGCCAACAGCAAACAAGTCGATCTACGTCGTTCGTGGGATTGATAGCAACGGCTGTGAAGGACTTGATACGATCGTGATCACGCGAGGAGCACTCAACGCACAGATCAACGGCGTCAGGGATCTTTGTAGGGGACAATCAGTAACACTGAGAGCAAGTGGCGGGGTGCGATTCAAATGGCTTGACGAGTTTGGCACGGAATTCAGTGATACGCAGAATGTAACGGTACGTCCTTCAGAAACGGCTACCTATCGCGTTGTTATATCTTCGGGTAAGTGCGAGGATACAGCTTCGATCACAGTAAATGTTCATGACAACCCAGAGCTACTACCGATAGGGGATACGACGATCTGTAGAGGTGAGAACCTATCGCTTCAGGCGAGGGTGGTTGGGGATAGTAATGTTACCGTAGAATGGAGGAATACGTCCGACAACTCCGTGGTTATCAGTAGAGTGCTCAGCGTAGCACCGACGGCCAGCACTTCCTATGTGGTGCACTGTCGGTCCATTCATGGGTGTGAAGACTCTGCATCGTTTACTATTATGGTCAAGCCGCAAGTTCCAGCTGCAATGGTCGATACAACTGTCTGCGACGGCCAGGTGCTCACCATCGGTGGTGTATCGGTCGTAGCTCATGCAGATACCTCGTTTGTGCTCGTACGGGAGTCGTCGGTCACATGCGCTGACACGATCCGCGCAACCATCGTGATTGATAGGCCATCACTTACCGTGAATGACGCTACGGGATGTCGAGGGCAGATGGTCACACTCATCGCCACGACAAACTGCACCATCGTATCCTGGTACAGCGAGAACAACGACTTGCTCGGTTCTGGTACAACGATAGATCTTCAGCTGGACGGTTCACAACGAGTCCTGTGTGTAGCAACGTCACCAGTGGGATGCACAGTTACCGACACAGCAAACATCGTTGTAACAAGGGCACGAGAGATCCTCATCAGTCATGGATCTGCATCCGGACCTGTTGGCAGTACACTCACCACAAACTTGAGTGTAGTGGCTGATGAAGAGGATATGCCCCTTGTCATCAACATGACCTCTACCTATCCCGGTCTGGTACCCGAACGAATATCTTCAGGACAAGTGTTGAACGATGGCACCAATATGCTCCCTGTGAAGATACTGGTGGGAGACACGGGGGTCTCAACGATCACATGGAGGACGTACCTGTCGTCAATGCGTCAGCATATGCTCGACGCTACTCCACAGATCGAAATCGACGAATGTACTCGCGCTACGATTACGAGGGGTGTTGTGACCATTGAAGGGTGCGCGCTCGAATTCCGAACAATTCAGATGGCGAATATCACGCGCGTTACGGTCTTTGACCTAACCGGAAGATTTGTATCCGAATTGCCAACAGAGAGTCTAAATGGCGGTCAATTGATGCTCCATCAGCTTCCTCCCGGCATCTATATCGCGCGAATTCAATGGGGTGCTTACGAGGAGTACAGGAACGTGCTCACATATTGA
- a CDS encoding helix-turn-helix transcriptional regulator: MEPEQPTVAMFVKEQRKRNGLTQSDLARMAGVGYRFVRELESGKKTLRLDKVNQVLLMFGCELGVVRHNDA; encoded by the coding sequence ATGGAACCTGAACAACCAACCGTTGCGATGTTTGTAAAAGAACAGCGCAAACGAAACGGACTCACACAGTCTGATCTGGCCCGTATGGCTGGTGTGGGGTATAGGTTTGTGCGTGAACTGGAGAGCGGAAAGAAGACCCTCCGACTGGACAAAGTGAACCAGGTGCTATTGATGTTTGGGTGCGAGCTTGGAGTAGTGAGGCACAACGATGCGTAG
- a CDS encoding HipA N-terminal domain-containing protein, with translation MRSAQIYFAGTRAGRLVEDASGYLFAYDEAYLSSTEPVAISKTLPCRSEPYHSNVLFAFFDGLIPEGWLLAHVENVWKVNQRDRMGLLLVSCRETIGAVSVLPEEEME, from the coding sequence ATGCGTAGCGCACAGATCTACTTCGCTGGAACACGAGCAGGCAGACTTGTTGAAGATGCGTCTGGGTATCTCTTTGCCTATGATGAGGCGTATCTATCGTCCACGGAACCTGTGGCGATAAGCAAGACACTGCCGTGTCGATCTGAACCCTATCACAGTAACGTACTCTTTGCCTTCTTCGATGGATTGATCCCGGAAGGATGGCTACTGGCACACGTGGAGAATGTGTGGAAGGTGAATCAACGAGACCGAATGGGCTTGCTACTTGTAAGCTGTCGAGAAACGATCGGTGCGGTGAGTGTACTTCCTGAAGAGGAGATGGAATGA
- a CDS encoding HipA domain-containing protein, translating into MTLDINRCLYCYKEIPDAGPDFHAACSRKFFGKPEPPEIEFSERQLQELAERFVRTREAVGGVQPKLSLSTQKKRSEVHGHERLTVVGLNGDFILKPQNKRYPYLPEVEDLTMHLAEVANVPVVPHSLVRLASGELAYITRRIDRIRKGVLHMEDMCQLTERLTEDKYKGSYEQVGKAITKYSHQPGLDLVRFAELLVFCYLTGNADMHLKNFSLIQLQGNAFVLAPAYDLVNTSILMPSDTEELALPLNGHKSKLNGKHFEKGFTTMGLTSKQQEGILEKFSDKLKVWTEMVSASFLPEEYKVAYTAVLSSRFTSLYRDVYAT; encoded by the coding sequence ATGACGCTCGACATCAATCGATGCCTCTATTGCTACAAAGAAATTCCTGACGCTGGGCCAGACTTCCATGCGGCCTGCTCACGGAAGTTCTTCGGAAAACCAGAGCCCCCTGAGATCGAATTCTCAGAACGTCAGCTTCAAGAACTGGCAGAACGATTTGTACGAACACGAGAAGCAGTTGGAGGCGTACAGCCCAAGCTCTCTTTGTCTACCCAGAAGAAACGAAGCGAAGTACATGGACATGAACGGCTCACTGTTGTTGGCCTTAACGGCGACTTCATCCTCAAACCACAGAATAAACGCTACCCGTACCTGCCTGAAGTAGAAGACCTCACAATGCATTTGGCAGAAGTCGCCAACGTGCCTGTTGTTCCACATAGTCTTGTGCGACTTGCCTCGGGTGAGTTGGCGTATATCACTCGACGGATCGATCGGATTCGAAAAGGTGTGCTCCATATGGAAGACATGTGTCAACTCACAGAACGACTCACGGAAGACAAATACAAGGGCTCATACGAACAGGTTGGAAAGGCTATCACAAAGTACAGCCATCAGCCCGGACTTGATCTTGTTCGGTTCGCTGAACTTCTGGTGTTCTGCTACCTTACGGGCAATGCAGACATGCACCTCAAGAACTTCTCACTCATTCAGCTGCAAGGAAACGCGTTTGTTCTAGCACCGGCGTATGACCTAGTGAATACGTCGATCCTTATGCCCTCTGACACAGAAGAGCTTGCACTCCCGCTCAATGGACACAAGTCAAAACTCAATGGTAAACATTTTGAGAAGGGCTTCACCACAATGGGTCTTACTTCAAAACAACAAGAAGGCATTCTGGAAAAGTTCAGTGATAAGCTGAAGGTTTGGACAGAAATGGTATCAGCAAGTTTTCTTCCGGAAGAGTATAAGGTTGCATACACAGCTGTGTTGAGTTCAAGATTCACTTCCCTTTATCGAGACGTTTATGCTACGTGA